Proteins encoded within one genomic window of Haladaptatus sp. QDMS2:
- a CDS encoding 50S ribosomal protein L3, with protein sequence MPQPSRPRKGSLGYGPRKRAASEVPRFGSWPSDDGQPALQGFAGYKAGMTHVVMINDEAESPRNGMEETVPVTIVETPPMRAVALRAYEQTPYGKRPLTEVWTDEFHPELSRVLDVPSEQDESAKEELQEALEAGTIADLRVITHTVPSDIKSIPKKRPDVMESRIGGGSMEERVEYGLELIAEGGVHEMSDVFRAGEYLDVGGVTKGKGTQGPVKRWGVQKRKGKHARQGWRRRIGNLGPWNPSRVRSTVPQQGQMGYHQRTELNKRLIALGDGDDASVDGGFVGYGEVDGPYALVKGSLPGPDKRLLRFRPAIRPNDQPRLDPEVRYVSTASNQG encoded by the coding sequence ATGCCACAACCAAGCAGACCACGCAAAGGTTCGCTGGGCTACGGGCCGCGGAAACGCGCGGCCAGTGAAGTCCCGCGGTTCGGCTCATGGCCATCCGACGACGGCCAGCCCGCACTGCAGGGCTTCGCAGGTTACAAAGCCGGCATGACCCACGTGGTGATGATTAACGACGAGGCAGAATCGCCTCGCAACGGGATGGAGGAAACCGTCCCCGTCACCATCGTGGAGACGCCGCCAATGCGCGCCGTCGCGCTCCGAGCCTACGAACAAACGCCGTACGGAAAGCGTCCGCTGACGGAGGTCTGGACCGACGAGTTCCACCCGGAACTCTCCCGCGTCCTGGACGTCCCAAGCGAGCAAGATGAAAGTGCCAAAGAAGAGCTGCAGGAAGCCCTTGAGGCCGGAACGATTGCGGACCTGCGTGTCATCACGCACACGGTCCCCTCCGACATCAAGAGCATTCCGAAGAAGCGCCCCGACGTCATGGAATCCCGCATCGGCGGCGGTTCCATGGAAGAGCGCGTCGAGTACGGACTCGAGCTCATCGCCGAGGGCGGCGTCCACGAGATGTCGGACGTCTTCCGCGCCGGTGAGTACCTCGACGTTGGCGGTGTGACCAAGGGTAAGGGTACCCAGGGTCCCGTCAAGCGCTGGGGCGTCCAGAAACGCAAGGGCAAGCACGCCCGCCAGGGATGGCGGCGTCGCATCGGTAACCTCGGCCCATGGAACCCGAGCCGCGTTCGCTCGACCGTTCCACAGCAGGGCCAGATGGGGTACCACCAGCGCACCGAGCTGAACAAACGGCTCATCGCGCTCGGTGACGGCGACGATGCCAGCGTCGACGGCGGTTTCGTCGGCTACGGCGAAGTCGACGGCCCATACGCGCTCGTCAAGGGCTCGCTTCCGGGCCCGGACAAGCGCCTCCTGCGCTTCCGACCGGCCATCCGACCGAACGACCAACCGCGCCTCGACCCTGAGGTGCGCTACGTCTCCACCGCATCGAACCAAGGATAA
- a CDS encoding 50S ribosomal protein L23 has product MSLIKYPYVTEKAMNAMDFDNKLQFIVDLDASKDEIKEEISTRFDVSVTSVNTQVTPDGTKKATVSLSEDDDAQEVASRIGVF; this is encoded by the coding sequence ATGAGCCTCATCAAGTACCCGTACGTGACGGAGAAAGCGATGAACGCCATGGACTTCGACAACAAGCTCCAGTTCATCGTCGACCTCGACGCAAGCAAAGACGAAATCAAAGAGGAGATTTCAACGCGCTTCGACGTGTCCGTCACCTCCGTCAACACGCAGGTGACCCCAGACGGCACGAAGAAGGCCACGGTGTCGCTGTCTGAGGACGACGACGCCCAGGAAGTCGCCTCTCGAATTGGGGTGTTCTAA
- a CDS encoding 50S ribosomal protein L2 — MGRRILGQRRGRGTPTFRAPSHRYKAELSHRKTEDKDVISGTVVDIEHDPARSAPVAAVEFEDGDQRLILVAEGVGVGDTVQVGISAEIKPGNTLPLAEVPEGIPVCNVERQPGDGGKFARASGVSALLITHNRQNAVVKLPSGEIKRLDPQCRATIGVVAGGGRTEKPVVKAGKKYHKMKARGSKWPRVRGVAMNAVDHPFGGGGRQHPGRPKSVSRNAPPGRKVGDIASKRTGRKRGSK; from the coding sequence ATGGGACGCAGAATTCTTGGTCAACGACGCGGTCGCGGCACGCCCACGTTCCGGGCCCCGTCGCACCGATACAAGGCAGAACTCTCGCACCGCAAAACCGAGGACAAAGACGTCATCTCCGGCACGGTCGTCGACATCGAACACGACCCAGCACGGAGCGCACCGGTCGCCGCCGTCGAATTCGAAGACGGCGACCAGCGTCTCATCCTCGTCGCCGAAGGCGTCGGTGTGGGCGACACCGTCCAGGTCGGCATCAGTGCCGAAATCAAGCCGGGCAACACGCTCCCGCTCGCCGAAGTCCCCGAGGGGATTCCGGTGTGCAACGTAGAGCGCCAGCCTGGTGACGGTGGCAAGTTCGCTCGCGCATCCGGCGTGAGCGCGCTGCTCATCACCCACAACCGCCAGAACGCAGTCGTCAAACTGCCAAGTGGCGAAATCAAGCGTCTGGACCCACAGTGTCGCGCCACGATTGGCGTGGTCGCTGGTGGTGGCCGGACCGAGAAACCGGTCGTCAAAGCCGGGAAGAAGTACCACAAGATGAAGGCACGCGGCTCGAAGTGGCCGCGCGTCCGTGGTGTTGCGATGAACGCCGTCGACCACCCATTCGGTGGCGGTGGCCGCCAGCACCCGGGACGACCGAAGTCCGTCTCCCGGAATGCACCACCTGGCCGCAAGGTCGGTGACATCGCCTCCAAACGCACTGGCAGAAAGCGAGGTTCCAA
- the rpl4p gene encoding 50S ribosomal protein L4, producing MKATIRSLDGSEAGSLDLPEVFETEFRPDLIKRAVLAAQANRKQDYGSDPYAGLRTPAESMGSGRGMAHVPRQNGVGRRVPQAVGGRPAHPPKPEKDRSLSINKKERKLAVRSAIAATTDKELVTERGHKFDEDVALPLVVSDEFEDLVKTKEVVSLLEALGVDADIERADNRKVRAGKGKMRGRKYRRPKSILFVTAGEPSKAARNLAGVDVATAANLSAEDLAPGTQAGRLTIWTESALEEVANR from the coding sequence ATGAAGGCAACAATTCGCAGTCTGGACGGCTCTGAGGCCGGTTCGCTTGACCTTCCCGAGGTGTTCGAGACGGAATTCCGTCCCGACCTCATCAAGCGCGCTGTCCTCGCCGCCCAGGCAAACCGGAAACAGGACTACGGGTCCGACCCATACGCCGGGCTGAGAACGCCCGCAGAATCGATGGGGAGTGGCCGTGGCATGGCTCACGTTCCGCGCCAGAACGGCGTCGGGCGTCGCGTGCCACAGGCCGTCGGTGGTCGCCCAGCGCACCCACCGAAACCCGAGAAGGACCGCTCGCTGAGCATCAACAAGAAAGAGCGCAAACTCGCCGTCCGCAGCGCCATCGCTGCGACGACCGACAAAGAACTCGTGACCGAGCGCGGTCACAAGTTCGACGAGGATGTCGCGCTCCCACTCGTCGTCTCCGACGAGTTCGAGGACCTCGTGAAGACGAAGGAAGTCGTTTCGCTCCTCGAAGCCCTCGGTGTCGACGCCGACATCGAACGCGCGGACAACCGCAAGGTGCGCGCAGGCAAAGGGAAGATGCGCGGTCGCAAGTACCGCCGTCCAAAGTCCATCCTCTTCGTCACGGCTGGTGAGCCATCGAAGGCAGCCCGCAACCTCGCCGGTGTCGACGTCGCAACCGCGGCGAACCTGTCCGCAGAGGACCTGGCACCCGGCACGCAGGCCGGCCGCCTCACCATCTGGACCGAAAGCGCGCTCGAGGAGGTCGCAAACCGATGA